The Geothrix oryzae DNA window AAAAAATTCTCGGACTGAATGCGCCAGATTTTCGGATGCGGGATGTTGATCTACTATTGAGATTGATAGCATTTCTGACTCGGCTTCCAGCTTACAAGGGCAATTTGAAGCCCTTCCTGGATGAAACGCACGATCACTACAATGCTCGGTGGAGCAGTGAGCAAAATGCAGTGGATAATCTTGTTAGCCGAATTGAGGATGGACTGGAGTTCCTCGTGAGGTGCTTTGGAGACGCACGTGAGGTTGGTAGACGCTGGGCCGCCGATCAGTTCGATGGGCCTATCAATCGGGCTGTTCTGGACGTTCAGTTGGCTTCAGCGCTCGATGTAGAAGTCCGGAAGGCAGTCCAAGCCGGTAAATTGGATCTAAAGGCCACATTCATCGAGATGTCTCTGCACAATTCTGAATTCACTGAGGCAATTGCCGGCACTACGAAGTCCATTGCATCCATTAGGACGAGATACAAATGCTGGAAGAAGGCGCTTGAAGACAAGATCGGCGCTGAGATCCATATGCCCTCCCTACCAAATGGCTAGTACTCATTTCACCAATCTGGAGCAGTCAATCCGGGAGCTCAAGCGCGTTTATCTTGACGACGCGCTGGCTAGCGGCTCACCGAATACTGACCACCAAGAACTAGCGCGTGCCTTTTTGACTTTGGCTCATGCCGAACTTGAGTTTTATGTAGAGGAGGCGCTGCGCGAGCTTGCAATCCAGTCCTTTGCTGGCGTATGTGCTGGAACCTTCGGACGTCCCTCAATAGCGCTCGTGGCTTTCAGTGGCCTTGAGCCAAAAAATGGTGGTACAGCGCTCAGCACAGGTAAGAAGAAGACCCCACGTCAGCTGGCAATGCGATTTGGAGAAGCCCATGCTGTCTTGTTGCAGAGACTGGACAGGAATACTGGGGTTCGTGAGAAACATATCGCCTCGATGGCAATTCCACTTGGATTAGATTCATCTTCGATTGACAGTACATGGCTTAACGACCTGGATGCCTTCTGTACCGCACGAGGTGCGTTCGCTCACATGTCACGGACAACTTCGCGAGGTAGTCATCTAGCAGTTAACCCTCACGATGTATGGACTAAGTGCGAAAGACTGATCTGGACAAATCCTACCCTTGCCACTCCAGGGTTGCTCAGCTCGTTCGAGAGTTTTGATGCATGGATTGAGGCCGAGAAATTAGCACTGGGACCACAAGTTATTGCCAATTCATGGCGGCTTAGACTTTCTCATTTTGTTTTAACCCTAGTGAGCCGTCTAATTAAAAAGTTGAAATTGGACGAAGATAATGATGAATAAAGATCACCAGATTGGCCCCTATCATTCATTTAGGTTCTTTTGCTTAAATTGACATTGATCCGGGCACAGTCATTGATCATGTCCAAAACCACATACGGATTTCGTCCACAGATACTGACGCAACGCCCGGTCCCGCACGGTGCGGGTGCGGTCGGCGCCGACGCCCGAGGACCTGGAATGGGCGCCGACGCCGGGGGCCTTCACCTTTGGCGACCTGTTCCGCCACCGGTTGGGGCTGGAGCGATTCATGTTCGCGGAGAACGTGCAGGGCGGTCCCAGCATCTACCCGGGCCACGGGGCTGAAACTCTCAGGAGGCCTGGCCTCGGGCTTGGACGGCGTGCGCGTCTAAACAGCTCGCCGCTGGATCCAAACCCCGGGAAAGCACCGGCCAAGCGCCAGGCCACGCGTCCCGGCTTTCATCCTGTTCATCTTGTTCATCCTGGTTTCAAAGGCTTTTTCTTTCGCCAGGATGAAAAGGATGCAGAGGATGGCCGAGATTCGGGCCCCGGTCCCCGTCTTTCAAGTTGACCCGTAAGTCATTTGAATGAATCATTTATTGACATGTGCAACATGAAATTTATTGGTAAAAAAGGGGCAATGATGCCTTAGGATAATTCTTTCCTTCGAAAGCACCCATGCCGAACCCCCTGCGAACCAAGAACCTTCTGGGCTCAAGCCTTGTGGCCAGCCTGGTTATCCCCCTGCTGGCCTGTCTGGGCGGGGGCGGGGGGAGCGCGTCCGCCCAGCGGTCCGGCCCCGTGCCGCTGCAGATGAGCGTCGCGAGTCTGAGCATCCCGGCGGGGGGCGGGGGCTTCGTTGCCGTGACGGCCACCCGGCCGCTGGCCCACTACCTGAACTACCAGGGCCCCCTGACCCTCTCGCTGGACCACCCCCCCGCCGGGGTGCGGGGCAGCGGCAGCATCCCCGCCGACCAGTCCACGGGCACCCTGTCGCTCTGGGTGGACCCCTCGGTGGCCCCCCGGACGATCCAGGGCCTCCAAGTGCTGGCCACGGGCGGGAGCACGGTCTCCGTGGCCACCTTCGACCTGACCATCGCGCCGCCCCTGCCCCCGGGCCGCATCCGCTCCGACCTGGTGCAGGCCAGCGGGCGCGTGCAGCAGGCGGGAACCCTGACGAACGCCCCCCTGGTCCAGGAGCCCGTCGCCGCCACCACCGCCACGGATGCCGCCAAGGTGGACGCCGTGCGCCATGGCTTCGACCCTTCGACCCAGGCCCCCTGATTCAGGCCCAGCCCAGCCTTCAAGGCCCCGTCCACGGGCCTCGTCCTTCCTCCACCCTTCTTCGAGAGAACCCATGCGCTTTCGCCCCACCCTCCTGACCTTGACCCTGATCAGCCTGTCCCCCGGCCTGAGCGCGCAGGTGGCGCCCGCGGCCCCGGTGGTCGAGGCCGCGCCCAACCCCCAGGTGGCCTACCAGGGCCGCCTGAGCGAGGCCGGGCTGCCGGTGACCGGCACGCGGAGCTTCACCTTTTCGATCCTGGATGCCCAGGGGACTGAACTCTGGACCTCGGGCCCCCAGGATGTCTCGGTGAACAACGGCCTCTACGCGGTGGCGCTGGGCGGCTCGGGCATGCCCGCCATTCCCCCGGCCGTGCTGGCCAAGGCGAACCTGCGGCTGCGCCTGTCCATCAACGGGGCGCCGCTGACGCCGGACACGGACCTGGTGCCGGCCCTGCAGGCGCGCAGCGCCTTCGACTTCTCCGGCGCCCTCGCCGGGGATGTGGGCGGTACCCAGAACGCGACGGTGGTGCTCCGCCTCCACGGGGTGCCCCTGGATCCGACGGCCACCCCCACGGCGGGCCAGGCCCTGGTCTTCAACGGCTCGAGCTGGGCCCCCTCGACGGTGGTCGGGGTGCCCGGTCCCGTGGGCCCCCAGGGCGCCACCGGACCCGCCGGCCCTCTCGGGGCCACGGGTCCGCAGGGCCCCATGGGCCTGCCCGGCGCCACGGGCCCCCAGGGCACCCCGGGTGCCACCGGTGCCACCGGGGCCCAGGGCCTCCCCGGCACCGCCGGCAGGACCGTCCTCAGCGGCATCACCCTGCCCGCGGCCAATCAGGGCGTGGACGGCGACTTCTACCTCAATACCGCCACCAGCGTGCTCTACGGCCCCAAGGGGGCCCTCACGGCCGGAGCCTGGCCCGCCGCCGGCACCAGCCTGGTGGGCCCGGCCGGAGCCCCCGGCCCCCAGGGACCCACGGGTCTGACCGGCGCCACCGGGGCCACGGGACTGACCGGGCCCGCCGGACCGCAGGGGCCCATGGGCCTGATGGGCGCCACCGGCGCCACGGGCGCGACGGGGCCCCAAGGCGCCACCGGCCCCCAGGGCGCGACGGGGCCGCAGGGCCTCGCCGGGCCCCAGGGTCTGACCGGCGCCACCGGGGCGACGGGACCGCAAGGCGCCACGGGCCCGCAGGGCCTCGCCGGGCCCCAGGGCCTGACCGGCGCCACCGGCGCGACCGGGGCGGCGGCCACCATCAGCGTGGGGACCACCACCACGGGCGCGGCGGGCTCGTCCGCCTCGGTCACCAATTCGGGTACCGCCAGCGCCGCGGTGCTGAACTTCACCATCCCCCAGGGCGCGGCGGGCTCCGGGGCCGCGGGCCTGCAGGTGCTGGACAACACCAATGCCGTGCTGGGCAAGGTGACCCGCGCCGACAGCTACGGGTACACCGTCCTGACCTCCACCGGCTACCTGCTGGACCTGTCCTGGGATGGCACCGCCTATCCCGCCCAGGCCTGGTTCACGACCTTCTCCGGCGGCGTGTGCAGCGGCACGGTCTACCTGAATGACGGCGGCGGCGGCGCGGGCGGCCTCAAGATCTGGGGCAAGACGGCCTACTGGGTGGGGTCCAAGAACAGCTTCATGGTCCCGCAGGATGTCAACGGCTCGGGCATGAGCATCTCGGTCTCCTTCACCAGCCAGGGCATCGACAATCCCACCTGCGGCGCCGGCGGCGGCACCAACAGCGGCTGGCGCCTGACCACCATCACCAACGCGGCCCTGGGCCTGCCGGCGACCATCGCGGCCCCCCTGAAGCTGCAGTAGGCCAGTCCCGGGGCCCTGCGAGGAAAACCCGTTGACAGGAATCCAATCCGAAACCACCATGGTTACGGATTGGATTCCCCATGAGCAACACCCGCTACACCGTCGCCATCCATGTGCTCACCCTGCTGGCCTACGCCGGTCCCGAGGCGCTCACCTCCGACTACATCGCCGGCAGCGTGAACACCAACCCCGTGGTCATCCGCCGCATCCTGGCCCGCCTGCGGGCGGCCCGGCTGGTGCGGTCCCAGGGTGGCCCCGGGGGCGGCTGGCAGCTGCTCCAGGCGCCGGAAGCCATCCACCTCCAGCAGGTGCTGGCGGCCATGGGGGTGGATGCCGCCTTCCCCCTGCACGCGGCGGCCCCCAATGTGCAGTGTCCCGTGGGCCGCTCCATCCAGGGGCTGCTCACCCACCACTTCCGCCTCGCCCAGGAAGCCCTGGAGCGGCAGCTGGCGGGCGTCACCCTCGCCGATCTGGTGGCGGGCGTGAAGGCCCAGCCCGCCTGACTTTTTTTGCCCTTATCCGCAACCATTCCGGTTGCACTTTCTCCAGGAGATCCCATGACCCCCCACCCCCTCACCAGCCCTCTCACCGGCCCCATCGTCGTCACTGGCGCCACCGGCCAGCTGGGCCGCCTCGTGCTGGCCTCCCTCCTGAAGCAGGTGCCCGCCGCCCAGCTGGTGGCCGCCGTGCGCAGCCCCGAGAAGGCCCAGGATCTGGCCGCCCAGGGCATCCAGGTGCGCAAGGCCGACTATGACCGACCGGACACGCTGGTCGAGGCCTTCCGCGGCGCCGGGAAGGTGCTGCTCATCTCCTCGAACGAGATCGGCCAGAGGTTCGCCCAGCACCGCGCCGCCGTGGACGCGGCCCGGAAGGCCGGGGTGCCGCTCCTGGCCTACACGAGCCTGCTCCGCGCCGACACCTCGCCCCTGCCCCTGGCGCTCGAACACCGGGAGACGGAAGCCTACCTGAAGGCCTCGGGTCTGCCCTTCGTGCTGCTGCGGAACGGCTGGTACACGGAGAACTATGCGGCCAGCATCCCATCGGCCCTGCAGCACGGGGCGTTCCTGGGCAGCGCGGGCGAAGGGAAGATCGCCTCGGCCGCCCGCGCCGACTACGCCGAGGCCGCCGCCGCCGTGCTGCTGCGCGACGGCCAGGCGGGCCAGGTCCACGAGCTGGCGGGCGACACGGCCTACACCCTGCGCGAGCTGACCGCGGAGCTCAGCCGCCAGTCGGGCAAGGCCGTGGCCTACCAGAACCTGCCCGAAGCGGAGTTCAAGGCCATCCTCCTGGGCGCCGGGCTGCCCGAAGCCATCGCCAGCCTGCTGGCGGAATCCGACACCGGCGCCGCGAAGGGTGGCCTCTTCGACGATTCCCGCACCCTGCGCCGCCTCATCGGCCGTCCCACCACGCCCATGGCGGACACCGTCGGCGCCGCGCTGCGGGGCTGAGTGCCCTCACCTTCATGGCGCCCCCCCTCCCGGGACCGATCCTTGTGCTGCGCCCGCCCGGCCTTGTGCCGCGCCCCTCCGGCGCCCATCCGGGTTCGGTCCCAGGAGGCTGCCATGCCCACGACCTTGCTGAAGGATTTCCTCTCCCAGAACCGGGTGGCCCACCAGGTCATCCAACATCCGGTGGCCTTCACGGCCACTTCGGTCGCCGGGGCCGCGCACATTTCCGGCAAGGAGATGGCCAAGACGGTGGTGGTGAACCTGGACGGGCGCCTGGTCCTGGCCGTGGTGCCGGCCAACCGGAAGGTGGACCTGGAGCGCCTGCGCCAGGCCGCCGGGGCCATCCGCGCCGAGCTGGCCGACGAGCGCGAGTTCATCGCCGACTTCCCGGAATGCGAACCCGGGGCCATGCCGCCCTTCGGGAACCTCTACGGCATGCCGGTCTTCGTGGAGCCGCACCTGGCGGCCGACAAGGAGATCGCCTTCAACGCCGGGACGCACACCGAGCTGATCCGCATGTCCTACCAGGACTTCGAGCGCCTGACGCACCCGAAGCTCGTGGACATGTAGGGTCTGTTTTGAAAACAGACCCTGGCCACCCCGAGCGGTGCCCCTTCACCCGGTGTCATCGCCGGGTGAAGGGCTCCAGGTGGCGCTGCAGGTCGCCCATGCTGAAGGGTTTGGCGAGCAGGGTGACGCCTGCGTGGGCCTGGGTCAGGTCCCGGGCCGTCTGATCGGCCCGGCCCGTGGCCAGCAGCACGGGCAGATCGGGCAGCAGGGCCCGCAGGCGCGGCAGGGTCCCCGCCCCGCCCAGGCCCGGCATGTTCATGTCGAGGATGACCACGGCGGGCCTCAGGCCCGCCTCGAGTTTGGCCAGGGCCTCCTCGCCGCTGGGGGCGAGGGTGACGCGATGCCCGAGCAGCTCGAGGATCGCCTGTATGGAGCTCTGGATCAGCTCGTCGTCGTCCACCAGGAGGACCTTCAGCGAGGGGAGGCCGCCCACGATCTTCTGGGGCCCGGAGGATTCCCGGGGCTCCCCGGAAACGCCGGAGGCGGGGAAGCGCAGGATCACGC harbors:
- a CDS encoding HEPN domain-containing protein, which produces MASTHFTNLEQSIRELKRVYLDDALASGSPNTDHQELARAFLTLAHAELEFYVEEALRELAIQSFAGVCAGTFGRPSIALVAFSGLEPKNGGTALSTGKKKTPRQLAMRFGEAHAVLLQRLDRNTGVREKHIASMAIPLGLDSSSIDSTWLNDLDAFCTARGAFAHMSRTTSRGSHLAVNPHDVWTKCERLIWTNPTLATPGLLSSFESFDAWIEAEKLALGPQVIANSWRLRLSHFVLTLVSRLIKKLKLDEDNDE
- a CDS encoding Rrf2 family transcriptional regulator gives rise to the protein MSNTRYTVAIHVLTLLAYAGPEALTSDYIAGSVNTNPVVIRRILARLRAARLVRSQGGPGGGWQLLQAPEAIHLQQVLAAMGVDAAFPLHAAAPNVQCPVGRSIQGLLTHHFRLAQEALERQLAGVTLADLVAGVKAQPA
- a CDS encoding SDR family oxidoreductase, with translation MTPHPLTSPLTGPIVVTGATGQLGRLVLASLLKQVPAAQLVAAVRSPEKAQDLAAQGIQVRKADYDRPDTLVEAFRGAGKVLLISSNEIGQRFAQHRAAVDAARKAGVPLLAYTSLLRADTSPLPLALEHRETEAYLKASGLPFVLLRNGWYTENYAASIPSALQHGAFLGSAGEGKIASAARADYAEAAAAVLLRDGQAGQVHELAGDTAYTLRELTAELSRQSGKAVAYQNLPEAEFKAILLGAGLPEAIASLLAESDTGAAKGGLFDDSRTLRRLIGRPTTPMADTVGAALRG
- a CDS encoding aminoacyl-tRNA deacylase, with amino-acid sequence MPTTLLKDFLSQNRVAHQVIQHPVAFTATSVAGAAHISGKEMAKTVVVNLDGRLVLAVVPANRKVDLERLRQAAGAIRAELADEREFIADFPECEPGAMPPFGNLYGMPVFVEPHLAADKEIAFNAGTHTELIRMSYQDFERLTHPKLVDM